One genomic segment of Syngnathus acus chromosome 1, fSynAcu1.2, whole genome shotgun sequence includes these proteins:
- the arfip1 gene encoding arfaptin-1 isoform X1 produces the protein MSEGSLETSADDPRVEAEESPRVGDPSSPNVDESDNASGDEALYDISIDSGEDKSGSGNEDVDQGRDEAPSVENYGHPTVDAAEECGDDDIRTKEDDMAEESQRSSAAEIAVTSNGDLDQNPEEVFCGESFPGKPAFPDVPESCVPSSNYASTTEGVIESGPHKGSSSLPSSPVAPFSPSPAVASRLARSYSESQAETDGAKTEPSSGALVLSDDMKTPAMEKLDLVRKWSINTYKCTRQILSEKLGRGSKTVDLDLEAQIDVLRENKRKYQQVIKLAQTLAGQLAQIMQTQRQLGDAFADLSLKTPELHEEFGYNADTQKLLSKNGEILLGAINFFINSVNTLVDKTIEDTMINIKQYEIARVEYDAYRTDLEELNLGPRDNNTLPKIEHSQQLFQAHRDKYERMRNDVSVKLKFLEENKVKVLHNQLILFHNAIAAYYSGNQQQLEQTMKQFHIKLKAPGSERPSWLEEN, from the exons ATGTCTGAGGGTAGTCTTGAGACCTCAGCCGATGACCCTCGCGTGGAAGCCGAGGAGAGTCCGCGCGTCGGTGACCCGTCATCTCCGAACGTAGACGAGAGCGATAACGCGTCAGGCGACGAAGCGCTGTATGACATCAGTATAGACAGTGGCGAGGATAAGTCAGGAAGCGGCAACGAAGATGTTGACCAGGGCAGGGATGAGGCTCCAAGTGTAGAAAATTACGGACACCCGACTGTGGATGCAGCAGAGGAATGTGGAGATGATGACATTCGGACAAAG GAGGACGACATGGCCGAGGAATCCCAGAGGAGCTCGGCCGCTGAGATCGCAGTCACCAGCAACGGAGACCTGGACCAGAACCCGGAGGAAGTGTTCTGCGGG GAGTCTTTCCCAGGGAAGCCGGCATTCCCTGACGTTCCGGAGTCTTGCGTCCCTTCCAGCAACTATGCATCAACGACAGAAGGCGTCATTGAATCGGGCCCGCACAAAG GGTCGTCCAGCCTCCCCTCGTCCCCGGTGGCTCCCTTCTCACCCAGCCCGGCTGTGGCTAGCCGCCTGGCGCGCTCCTACAGCGAGAGCCAGGCGGAGACAG ATGGGGCCAAAACGGAGCCGTCGAGTGGAGCGCTGGTCCTGTCCGATGACATGAAGACTCCAGCCATGGAGAAACTCGACCTTGTTAGAAAGTGGAGCATCAACACTTATAAA TGCACCCGTCAGATTCTATCGGAGAAGCTCGGCCGCGGCTCCAAGACGGTGGACCTGGATCTGGAGGCCCAGATCGACGTGCTGCGTGAGAACAAGCGCAAGTACCAGCAAGTCATCAAGCTGGCGCAGACGCTGGCCGGCCAACTGGCGCAGATCATGCAGACGCAGAGGCAGCTGGGCGACGCCTTCGCGGACCTCAGCCTCAAGACTCCGGAACTCCAC gAGGAGTTTGGTTACAACGCTGACACTCAAAAGCTTTTGTCCAAAAATGGAGAAATTCTGCTGGGCGCCATCAACTTTTTCATCAACAGCGTCAACACCCTGGTGGACAAAACCATCGAGGACACCATGATCAACATCAAGCAATACGAGATTGCCAG GGTGGAGTACGACGCGTACCGCACCGATCTGGAGGAGCTGAACTTGGGCCCGCGCGACAACAACACCCTGCCGAAGATCGAGCATTCTCAGCAACTGTTCCAGGCGCACCGCGACAAGTACGAGAGGATGCGCAACGACGTCTCCGTTAAGCTGAAATTCCTGGAGGAGAACAAG GTGAAGGTGTTGCACAACCAGCTGATCCTCTTCCACAACGCCATCGCGGCTTACTACTCGGGCAACCAGCAACAGCTGGAGCAAACGATGAAGCAGTTCCACATCAAGTTGAAAGCGCCCGGCAGCGAGCGTCCATCTTGGCTAGAGGAGAACTAA
- the arfip1 gene encoding arfaptin-1 isoform X2, giving the protein MSEGSLETSADDPRVEAEESPRVGDPSSPNVDESDNASGDEALYDISIDSGEDKSGSGNEDVDQGRDEAPSVENYGHPTVDAAEECGDDDIRTKEDDMAEESQRSSAAEIAVTSNGDLDQNPEEVFCGESFPGKPAFPDVPESCVPSSNYASTTEGVIESGPHKDGAKTEPSSGALVLSDDMKTPAMEKLDLVRKWSINTYKCTRQILSEKLGRGSKTVDLDLEAQIDVLRENKRKYQQVIKLAQTLAGQLAQIMQTQRQLGDAFADLSLKTPELHEEFGYNADTQKLLSKNGEILLGAINFFINSVNTLVDKTIEDTMINIKQYEIARVEYDAYRTDLEELNLGPRDNNTLPKIEHSQQLFQAHRDKYERMRNDVSVKLKFLEENKVKVLHNQLILFHNAIAAYYSGNQQQLEQTMKQFHIKLKAPGSERPSWLEEN; this is encoded by the exons ATGTCTGAGGGTAGTCTTGAGACCTCAGCCGATGACCCTCGCGTGGAAGCCGAGGAGAGTCCGCGCGTCGGTGACCCGTCATCTCCGAACGTAGACGAGAGCGATAACGCGTCAGGCGACGAAGCGCTGTATGACATCAGTATAGACAGTGGCGAGGATAAGTCAGGAAGCGGCAACGAAGATGTTGACCAGGGCAGGGATGAGGCTCCAAGTGTAGAAAATTACGGACACCCGACTGTGGATGCAGCAGAGGAATGTGGAGATGATGACATTCGGACAAAG GAGGACGACATGGCCGAGGAATCCCAGAGGAGCTCGGCCGCTGAGATCGCAGTCACCAGCAACGGAGACCTGGACCAGAACCCGGAGGAAGTGTTCTGCGGG GAGTCTTTCCCAGGGAAGCCGGCATTCCCTGACGTTCCGGAGTCTTGCGTCCCTTCCAGCAACTATGCATCAACGACAGAAGGCGTCATTGAATCGGGCCCGCACAAAG ATGGGGCCAAAACGGAGCCGTCGAGTGGAGCGCTGGTCCTGTCCGATGACATGAAGACTCCAGCCATGGAGAAACTCGACCTTGTTAGAAAGTGGAGCATCAACACTTATAAA TGCACCCGTCAGATTCTATCGGAGAAGCTCGGCCGCGGCTCCAAGACGGTGGACCTGGATCTGGAGGCCCAGATCGACGTGCTGCGTGAGAACAAGCGCAAGTACCAGCAAGTCATCAAGCTGGCGCAGACGCTGGCCGGCCAACTGGCGCAGATCATGCAGACGCAGAGGCAGCTGGGCGACGCCTTCGCGGACCTCAGCCTCAAGACTCCGGAACTCCAC gAGGAGTTTGGTTACAACGCTGACACTCAAAAGCTTTTGTCCAAAAATGGAGAAATTCTGCTGGGCGCCATCAACTTTTTCATCAACAGCGTCAACACCCTGGTGGACAAAACCATCGAGGACACCATGATCAACATCAAGCAATACGAGATTGCCAG GGTGGAGTACGACGCGTACCGCACCGATCTGGAGGAGCTGAACTTGGGCCCGCGCGACAACAACACCCTGCCGAAGATCGAGCATTCTCAGCAACTGTTCCAGGCGCACCGCGACAAGTACGAGAGGATGCGCAACGACGTCTCCGTTAAGCTGAAATTCCTGGAGGAGAACAAG GTGAAGGTGTTGCACAACCAGCTGATCCTCTTCCACAACGCCATCGCGGCTTACTACTCGGGCAACCAGCAACAGCTGGAGCAAACGATGAAGCAGTTCCACATCAAGTTGAAAGCGCCCGGCAGCGAGCGTCCATCTTGGCTAGAGGAGAACTAA
- the arfip1 gene encoding arfaptin-1 isoform X4, with protein sequence MAEESQRSSAAEIAVTSNGDLDQNPEEVFCGESFPGKPAFPDVPESCVPSSNYASTTEGVIESGPHKDGAKTEPSSGALVLSDDMKTPAMEKLDLVRKWSINTYKCTRQILSEKLGRGSKTVDLDLEAQIDVLRENKRKYQQVIKLAQTLAGQLAQIMQTQRQLGDAFADLSLKTPELHEEFGYNADTQKLLSKNGEILLGAINFFINSVNTLVDKTIEDTMINIKQYEIARVEYDAYRTDLEELNLGPRDNNTLPKIEHSQQLFQAHRDKYERMRNDVSVKLKFLEENKVKVLHNQLILFHNAIAAYYSGNQQQLEQTMKQFHIKLKAPGSERPSWLEEN encoded by the exons ATGGCCGAGGAATCCCAGAGGAGCTCGGCCGCTGAGATCGCAGTCACCAGCAACGGAGACCTGGACCAGAACCCGGAGGAAGTGTTCTGCGGG GAGTCTTTCCCAGGGAAGCCGGCATTCCCTGACGTTCCGGAGTCTTGCGTCCCTTCCAGCAACTATGCATCAACGACAGAAGGCGTCATTGAATCGGGCCCGCACAAAG ATGGGGCCAAAACGGAGCCGTCGAGTGGAGCGCTGGTCCTGTCCGATGACATGAAGACTCCAGCCATGGAGAAACTCGACCTTGTTAGAAAGTGGAGCATCAACACTTATAAA TGCACCCGTCAGATTCTATCGGAGAAGCTCGGCCGCGGCTCCAAGACGGTGGACCTGGATCTGGAGGCCCAGATCGACGTGCTGCGTGAGAACAAGCGCAAGTACCAGCAAGTCATCAAGCTGGCGCAGACGCTGGCCGGCCAACTGGCGCAGATCATGCAGACGCAGAGGCAGCTGGGCGACGCCTTCGCGGACCTCAGCCTCAAGACTCCGGAACTCCAC gAGGAGTTTGGTTACAACGCTGACACTCAAAAGCTTTTGTCCAAAAATGGAGAAATTCTGCTGGGCGCCATCAACTTTTTCATCAACAGCGTCAACACCCTGGTGGACAAAACCATCGAGGACACCATGATCAACATCAAGCAATACGAGATTGCCAG GGTGGAGTACGACGCGTACCGCACCGATCTGGAGGAGCTGAACTTGGGCCCGCGCGACAACAACACCCTGCCGAAGATCGAGCATTCTCAGCAACTGTTCCAGGCGCACCGCGACAAGTACGAGAGGATGCGCAACGACGTCTCCGTTAAGCTGAAATTCCTGGAGGAGAACAAG GTGAAGGTGTTGCACAACCAGCTGATCCTCTTCCACAACGCCATCGCGGCTTACTACTCGGGCAACCAGCAACAGCTGGAGCAAACGATGAAGCAGTTCCACATCAAGTTGAAAGCGCCCGGCAGCGAGCGTCCATCTTGGCTAGAGGAGAACTAA
- the arfip1 gene encoding arfaptin-1 isoform X3, which translates to MAEESQRSSAAEIAVTSNGDLDQNPEEVFCGESFPGKPAFPDVPESCVPSSNYASTTEGVIESGPHKGSSSLPSSPVAPFSPSPAVASRLARSYSESQAETDGAKTEPSSGALVLSDDMKTPAMEKLDLVRKWSINTYKCTRQILSEKLGRGSKTVDLDLEAQIDVLRENKRKYQQVIKLAQTLAGQLAQIMQTQRQLGDAFADLSLKTPELHEEFGYNADTQKLLSKNGEILLGAINFFINSVNTLVDKTIEDTMINIKQYEIARVEYDAYRTDLEELNLGPRDNNTLPKIEHSQQLFQAHRDKYERMRNDVSVKLKFLEENKVKVLHNQLILFHNAIAAYYSGNQQQLEQTMKQFHIKLKAPGSERPSWLEEN; encoded by the exons ATGGCCGAGGAATCCCAGAGGAGCTCGGCCGCTGAGATCGCAGTCACCAGCAACGGAGACCTGGACCAGAACCCGGAGGAAGTGTTCTGCGGG GAGTCTTTCCCAGGGAAGCCGGCATTCCCTGACGTTCCGGAGTCTTGCGTCCCTTCCAGCAACTATGCATCAACGACAGAAGGCGTCATTGAATCGGGCCCGCACAAAG GGTCGTCCAGCCTCCCCTCGTCCCCGGTGGCTCCCTTCTCACCCAGCCCGGCTGTGGCTAGCCGCCTGGCGCGCTCCTACAGCGAGAGCCAGGCGGAGACAG ATGGGGCCAAAACGGAGCCGTCGAGTGGAGCGCTGGTCCTGTCCGATGACATGAAGACTCCAGCCATGGAGAAACTCGACCTTGTTAGAAAGTGGAGCATCAACACTTATAAA TGCACCCGTCAGATTCTATCGGAGAAGCTCGGCCGCGGCTCCAAGACGGTGGACCTGGATCTGGAGGCCCAGATCGACGTGCTGCGTGAGAACAAGCGCAAGTACCAGCAAGTCATCAAGCTGGCGCAGACGCTGGCCGGCCAACTGGCGCAGATCATGCAGACGCAGAGGCAGCTGGGCGACGCCTTCGCGGACCTCAGCCTCAAGACTCCGGAACTCCAC gAGGAGTTTGGTTACAACGCTGACACTCAAAAGCTTTTGTCCAAAAATGGAGAAATTCTGCTGGGCGCCATCAACTTTTTCATCAACAGCGTCAACACCCTGGTGGACAAAACCATCGAGGACACCATGATCAACATCAAGCAATACGAGATTGCCAG GGTGGAGTACGACGCGTACCGCACCGATCTGGAGGAGCTGAACTTGGGCCCGCGCGACAACAACACCCTGCCGAAGATCGAGCATTCTCAGCAACTGTTCCAGGCGCACCGCGACAAGTACGAGAGGATGCGCAACGACGTCTCCGTTAAGCTGAAATTCCTGGAGGAGAACAAG GTGAAGGTGTTGCACAACCAGCTGATCCTCTTCCACAACGCCATCGCGGCTTACTACTCGGGCAACCAGCAACAGCTGGAGCAAACGATGAAGCAGTTCCACATCAAGTTGAAAGCGCCCGGCAGCGAGCGTCCATCTTGGCTAGAGGAGAACTAA